TATAATTATTATCCACTTTTACATGCTACACTGATTTTCTGATCAACTTTGGACATTTCAGTTGTAAAATACAACTAGTTATTTAGATTCCAAGTGTGTCAATATTTGCTAACTGTAATTTGAGCAAGTGCAGTGTGCAAAAAGTAAATGCTCTGATCCTGATTTACGTCTTTGATGTGCATTTCTATCTGCAGATAGAAGAGATTCGACTGAGGCTTAACGTTGATGTCAATGTGGCTCCAGGCTCATGTCCTCCACCTTCACCTATTGAATCATTTCCTGATATGGTTAGTTGAATGTTGAATTAATCATTGACAAATCACCTAATTGGGTTTTCAATATGTATATTATTTGGAAAACCTGGTTGGTTGTTCTCTCTGCAGTGCTTGCATGCAAGCATCGTGAAGGATATTGAAAAGCATGGCTACACTGCACCAACCTCTATTCAGGCTCAAGCCATGCCTGTTGCTCTTAGCGGCAGGGATCTCTTGGGTTGTGCAGAAACCGGTAGCGGCAAGACCGCTGCATTCAGCATACCTATGATACAGGTTGTTATTCCATTTGTGTTATTATCATGTCATGCTGTTAGTCTGTCAAGGATGTACCTCATCTTGCTTATATGAGTGTTTGATGTTTAATAAGTTTTATACATGTTATTTTCTTTCGATACAGCACTGCCTGGCTCAACAACCTCTTCAACGTGGTGATGGACCTTTGGCATTAGTGTTGGCACCTACGAGGGAGCTTGCACAACAAATAGAGAAAGAGGTAGGTTGCGGGCACTTTAAAATATGTTGCATTTTCTTCATATTCTGCATATATATGTTTCATTGGCCCTCTTTTCAATGTGGTTTCCCACATCTCAAATTCTAAACTCCATCAGACCCTTGGAATTGCCTTATCTTTCTTTTTATTGTGTAATTCATTTATACAAAATAcactgttttctttttctttctttctttcggttTCATTCAAACATAAAGAACTTTCTCTGATGTGGTGCTAACAGTCTAATAACCATATAAAAGGGACCTACAAAACACAATACACTTCTCTGTTAGGCTTGCTTCGCTTCTTCAAACTCGAATAATGCTCATCTTTCAAAAACAGTTTTGTTAGTCAATTACACAAGTTACTGTCTTTTGCTACTGAAGCATGTTGTATCCCCTTGACTTTCTTTTGTCGTGTTGGTGTTTATAAATTAACTTGGTCTCTGTGATTCACAAGGAGTGGACTTCAATATCACTAGGTCCCGATTACTCATTGCCTTTCTGATTTTGTTTTATTACTGTGCAAAGCCTCCTCGTCTAACTTTGAAAATTTTCCTCATAACCAATAATTTTGCATGTGTATGTACCCGTATTCGTTATTACCAATATAGTGGCGAGGCATATCCAATGTGGCCATGCTGTAGACAAGAAAAATCTCAATTTATTGTATTTTGCCTTTAAATATTATGTTTATAGTTGAACTGCTAAACATTATCTTTTCAGGTTACGGCTTTCAGCATGTCTCTGGATTCCTTTAAGACCGCAATTGTTGTAGGTGGGACAAACATTAGTGAGCAGgtaacttcatttttattatcattattaggGTGCTCTAGTTATCTGTGTGGTTTATACGTACTACAGGAGGATAAGTAAACCAGCGTCTCTTCTTTTATTCTTGGACTTGTTGCTGGGTTGTGCCTTGGAGCAATCATTTTCATCTTTTATGTTACCCGAAGATGCAAGTCTAGCGTTTTCATATTTTGTAACTGTGGTTTTTTATTGGATGCTAAGACAGAGATCTGAGCTTCGAGCAGGAGTACATATAGTGGTTGCTACTCCGGGAAGACTTATAGATCATTTACAGCAAGGAAATACTTCCCTCTGTAGGATCGGTTTTGTTGTTTTGGATGAGGCTGATAGAATGCTTGACATGGGGTTTGAACCTCAGATAAGAGAGGTATTTCTTTTTCAATTTTGTTTATTTTATCTTTTCGAGGGAACATTATTTTCCATTTTACCTGTTTGTCTGGTCTTCTGTAACTCATTTGTTTGTGTCTCCCTTATGTTCGTGAGGAGTATGCTGTTGTTTCTGGTATCTTACATGCATTTGCCGGTCATTTTAGTAGCTGTTTTGCTACCGTAAACTATAGAACATTGCTTGGTAGTGCCTTTTAGATTATTTTGTTCTGCTAGTATTTTTTTGTAAAATCAGAAAACCTCTTATGTCATTTGCTCCTGAATTATTATCTCTGCCTTTTGTTCATTAACTATTGTAATATGTTATAGATACCAATTTGGCATCAAGCTGGAATGATTCGTTTGCTGTTTTTCCTTGTTCTGCATGACTAAATATGCTATCGAACACCATAAATGACAACTTCCAAATGTTACTCTATCGTAGGTGATGCGAAATCTTCCAGAAAAGCATCAAACACTGCTCTTCAGTGCCACCATGCCAGCAGAAATTGAAGCACTGGCACAGGTTCTGTCTCTATTTACTTCTTCTTCATATTAGCCCAGGTATTTAAAATGATACCCTAGTGGGCTTATTTTGTGGATACTAGGATCCTTAGATTGTAAGGCTGATTCTAAGCATGATCAGATTCTTCGTAGAATCTATCAATGATATACCATGCAAATTCAATGTcgggaaaaaaaatgaaaattatgtCAAGCTAGAAATTTCTCTATTTTTGATTGGCAATACTTCTTGTTAGAAAGGGTAAACCTATTAAACCATAACGAATTCACTTTAAGGAAACTTGTATGGCCTGAAATCTTGAATTCTGTTTGAGATCTTGTTCATAAAGCACTTGCTTCCGTATTTTGTTGTTTTACTTCAACAACGTCATTCTCCATGTATATGCAATTCATTATCACTTAAAAGTTTCCAGGTTTGACAAACATATGATGTGGTCTATGTTTTTGTTTTGTAAAAGAGGTGTTACTTATCTCTTATGATTGTTACAGGATTACTTGACTAATCCTGTTCGAATAAAAGTTGGAAAAGTAAGCAGCCCGACTGCAAATGTTTCCCAGAATTTAGAGAAGGTACCCGAAAACGATAAGGTATGTTTATTGCTGAATTTAAACAGCAAAGACCACAGATTGACTTGCATTACTTTTAATGGGTTCAATGGTTCCATTTTTGTTGCaagcctttgttttttttttttcaactttattTATCTTCCTTGTTTGTTACTTGTATGTTTTGAGTTATGCATCTAACGATGTTGCATTCTTCATAGTTTGCCCGTAGGGTGTGTCTCTCGGACATTTATGGCTATGGAGCATAATAATCAATACTAAAATCCACATTACCAAAAATAATCAATACTAAAATACATGTCATTATTATAGTGATACATCCACATTAATGTTGATGCaagatatatatgtgtgtgcttTTGGGTGGGTCATAGCGGGTTTTAGGCTTGACAAGGCTGTCTCAGTCAAGAATTCTCTAATGCGTAAGGACTAAGGAGCTAACTCTTACTCTGTGAAGTAATGAGATTCTGATCAGCATAAGTGTGCCTTGttagaaggggagccttggcgtaactggtaaagttgctgccatgtgaccaggaggtcacgggttcgagtcgtgaaaatagcctcttgcagaaatgcaaggtaaggctgcgtacaatagactcttgtggtccggcccttccccggaccccgcgcatagcgggagcttagtgcactgggCTGCCCCTTATAAGTGTGCcccgttccaatttatgtggcacactttcctttgtagtctatcccaaaaagaatgtcacctttccataatagaaacaatttaactttaaaattctccctttacccttaatgaaatgatttatagccacacaaatatctaagtatcattttagaccacaaatttcaaaagtcttcctttccttcttaaactttgtgccaagtcaaatggtgccacataaattgggacgtaAGGAGTAATATTCTTCAAACCTGAAGGTGATAAAAAGTGTTAGCTCTCTTGAGTTTGAATCCTTGCATATAATCATATAATTTGTGAAGCAACTTTAATTAAGAAGAACTGCATGTATCTTGTCGGAGAGTTCGCTGTCTTTTCCCCATGTATCAATTAAAGTGGTTCTGACCCTATTTATTGTCATTGTTTACAAAAACAACTATGGTGAATCAATCAATCCAATTTATTAGGATGCTATTCAAAGTCTTGATTGAAATATGTATAAGTATCATATTGCACAAAGTGGGGAATATAAATGTAGATGAATCCACACACAAATCTTTCTTTCTAAGAAATCTAAcaatcatcaatacaaaaatggATTTATAGGGGCTTCAATGATAAATATGAGGCATTTGCAACCTAAAGTGTTGCCTAGCGGCCAATGGTGAGCGAAAACCTTGGAGGACCTGGGTTCAAGTCCCAGCAGAGATAAAAAATGCTAGATGATTTTTCTCATCTGCCTAAACGTTGGTGGGCAAAGTTATCTGGtacctgtgctggtgggaggtagcagtaCCCGGTGGAATAGTCGAGCTGCACGCAAGCTGGCCTGGATACCACCGTTATAATTTTTTGTTTATAAATAAGAGGCATAACAGTTCTGTAACTTTGTAGAGTATTCTCCTCCATCAAGGGCTCTTCCATTCACTAGGTTCTGCACATAGTTACGTGAGGACAATTCTCCATTCTCTCCTTTGTTCTGTTCACGCTATCAATTTACCAGCAACTCCTTCAGTGATTGAGTCTTCAAAATGCAACTATAAGCGATTCACATTTTGATATGTCCTTTGCTGGAGAGTTTTGTAAATTATATGGTCTTTTGGAAATGTAACATTTTTGTCGTGCAGTTATGAAAGACCAAATATATACCAAATTTTTGTCTCGCGGTTGTACTTTTCTTAGATTTCTTTTCCAATATTTGGTCACGGCGAATACGGAGTTATGTCATAAACTATCTTGTACTTGAAGTCAATCTTAGATAGGTGGAAAAAGAAGTTTTCAAGATTAGGTATTAATCGTCAcctaaaaaaaaaagatgatgtCACCAGATCTATGGTTCTTTCGTCGTGATTATAGCTTGACGTTGTTGTGATGATAAATCTTGTAGATTGACCAACTTTTGGATTTGCTGGTTGAGGAGGCTGCTCAAGCTGAAAGATCTGGTCATCCCTTCCCTTTGACCATTGTATTTGTGGAACGGAAGGTATAATTTCTTGAACTCTGATTTTCCTTTCTGATTTTTCTGTTGCCCTATCTATGCTAATGTTGCCTTTCCCAAGAATTACCTGCTGAAGAGTATAGAAGATCATTAAAGGAAAAAGTGAAGTGTAATATTTTAAATCACCTGCTACTTTTTGAAGTGTGATTACCTTCTTTAAGGTTTCGCATCCAATCTTTATTCTTTGTTTTCCGCCATGTTTTGTTTTAGCTTCAAGGGAACAGTAGCGATCACACAAATGTTAATAGCCAAACCGACCTTCTACC
The sequence above is a segment of the Lycium barbarum isolate Lr01 chromosome 6, ASM1917538v2, whole genome shotgun sequence genome. Coding sequences within it:
- the LOC132644163 gene encoding DEAD-box ATP-dependent RNA helicase 20-like — protein: MSYVPPHLRNSTVNSNGGDHLSSKQLEKANSARRSSSVNYSLPKSVAIPDPVFPHWKPSERVLRLKSEQIEEIRLRLNVDVNVAPGSCPPPSPIESFPDMCLHASIVKDIEKHGYTAPTSIQAQAMPVALSGRDLLGCAETGSGKTAAFSIPMIQHCLAQQPLQRGDGPLALVLAPTRELAQQIEKEVTAFSMSLDSFKTAIVVGGTNISEQRSELRAGVHIVVATPGRLIDHLQQGNTSLCRIGFVVLDEADRMLDMGFEPQIREVMRNLPEKHQTLLFSATMPAEIEALAQDYLTNPVRIKVGKVSSPTANVSQNLEKVPENDKIDQLLDLLVEEAAQAERSGHPFPLTIVFVERKTKCDEVAEALTQQGLLATALHGGRSQNEREAALRDFRHGPIDILVATDVASRGLDVTGVAHVINLDLPKTMEDYVHRIGRTGRAGSTGRATSFYTDRDMYLVAQIRRAIADIGSGNDVTIAMGKTARRKEREAAAAQKEAGSELSKLSLVGSTVNVEDKYRHMIAPAMIKKEGAADDAWDD